A window from Vanessa cardui chromosome 21, ilVanCard2.1, whole genome shotgun sequence encodes these proteins:
- the LOC124538973 gene encoding cyclin-H gives MFSTSSQRKFWTFSDESELARHREKHNLEYISKHGQHIDEYQRYNFFLSPEEERLLLKQYELHLKEFCKRFMPPMPKGVVGTAFHYFKRFYLYNSSMDYHPKEILATCVYLACKVEEFNVSIGQFVANIKGDREKASDIILNNELLLMQQLNYHLTIHNPFRPVEGFLIDIKTRCTLANPERLRSGIDEFLEKVFLTEACLLYAPSQIALAAVLHAASKEQENLDSYVTDMLFRDAGQDKLAILIEAVRKIRSMVKMVESPARERVRIIEKKLDRCRNQENNPDSEIYKRRMREALDEDDLPHTGSSRMSLDTSGISQVLSPSAS, from the coding sequence atgttCTCTACCAGCTCTCAACGAAAGTTTTGGACCTTCAGTGACGAAAGCGAGTTAGCTCGTCACCGGGAAAAACACAACTTGGAATACATATCAAAACACGGTCAACATATTGATGAATATCAAAGGTACAACTTCTTTCTTTCGCCAGAAGAAGAGAGACTGCTACTAAAACAATACGAGCTTCACTTGAAAGAATTCTGCAAAAGATTTATGCCTCCGATGCCGAAAGGAGTAGTCGGCACTGCGTTTCATTATTtcaaaaggttttatttatacaattcatCAATGGATTATCACCCTAAGGAGATTCTAGCAACCTGCGTGTATTTAGCTTGTAAAGTTGAAGAGTTTAATGTTTCAATCGGTCAATTTGTTGCCAACATCAAGGGTGATAGGGAAAAGGCATCAGAcatcatattaaataatgaattgcTTTTAATGCAACAATTAAACTATCACTTAACGATTCATAATCCTTTCCGCCCTGTTGAggggtttttaatagatattaagACGAGATGCACTCTAGCAAACCCGGAGCGCTTAAGAAGTGGCATTGACGAGTTtcttgaaaaagtatttttgacCGAGGCATGTTTACTTTATGCGCCGTCTCAGATAGCTTTAGCTGCGGTTCTTCATGCAGCTAGCAAGGAACAAGAAAATTTGGACAGCTATGTTACGGATATGCTGTTCCGTGATGCTGGACAGGATAAGTTAGCCATACTCATCGAAGCAGTACGCAAGATACGATCAATGGTTAAAATGGTTGAAAGTCCGGCACGCGAGCGTGTAAGAATAATTGAGAAGAAGTTAGACAGATGTCGTAACCAAGAGAATAATCCGGATAGTGAGATATATAAGAGGCGTATGAGAGAAGCACTTGATGAAGATGACTTACCCCACACTGGTTCAAGTAGGATGTCACTCGATACCAGTGGCATTTCACAAGTTCTGTCTCCATCTGCatcatag
- the LOC124538897 gene encoding ras-like protein 2 — MSRPGDRPSQAQTYKLVVVGGGGVGKSAITIQFIQSYFVTDYDPTIEDSYTKQCVIDDIPAKLDILDTAGQEEFSAMREQYMRSGEGFLLVFSVADHASFDELFKFHKQILRVKDRDEFPMLMVGNKADLEHQRVVTLDEAQALSRQLKVPYIECSAKARMNVDQAFHELVRLVRRFQEAERIHIKSDNRIKKKKCTIL, encoded by the exons ATGTCGAGACCCGGAGATAGACCAAGTCAAGCTCAAACGTACAAGCTTGTTGTTGTCGGCGGCGGAGGTGTAGGAAAGAGTGCCATTACAATTCAATTTATACAG AGTTACTTTGTAACGGATTATGACCCCACCATTGAGGACAGCTACACGAAGCAGTGCGTCATTGATGACATTCCAGCTAAGTTGGACA TTCTGGACACAGCGGGCCAAGAGGAGTTCAGCGCGATGCGGGAGCAGTACATGCGTTCCGGTGAGGGTTTCCTCCTGGTGTTCTCGGTAGCGGACCACGCCAGCTTCGACGAGCTTTTCAAGTTCCACAAGCAGATCCTTCGCGTCAAGGATCGTGATGAGTTCCCAATGCTGATGGTGGGCAACAAGGCTGACTTGGAACACCAGAGAGTG GTAACATTAGACGAGGCGCAGGCACTCTCCAGACAGCTGAAAGTGCCATACATTGAATGCAGCGCTAAAGCGCGAATGAACGTCGACCAGGCCTTCCACGAACTCGTCAGACTAGTCCGTCGCTTCCAGGAAGCGGAGAGGATCCACATCAAGTCAGATAACAGGATCAAGAAGAAAAAGTGCACTATCTTGTAA